The genomic DNA CCATCAATTAAAAAGACTGTTCGTTCAGTTGCCGTATTGATTGGATAATCAATATAGATTTGATTTTCTTTTTGTTCTACTACTTTACACTTAAACTTATCTAATTTATCTCCATACTTTAACTCGAGCATAATTACATTGCCTATTTTAAACATAAGAATCACACATCCTGTCAAAACTTGTCACTACAAATTATGACATGAACTTAATCATTGACGCAATATGAATCTAAAAAAAAGGAAAAGCGGGTGCTTTTCCTTATACAACGTCCTCATATATTTCCTCGGCGTTTTCTAGTTTATAAACCTTTTCTTCAATGCCACTATTTGCATTTATGAAAATACGATACGTATCATCACCAAGAGTTCCCATGAATTCATAACACAGTACTTCTTCGTTCATATCATTTATAATGATCGATTGTCTATTTTCCATTACCTTAACACTTGGGTTAATTTTCTTTTGTGCGTCTTCCACTGATAGAGTTGGCTTTGGAATGTCTCTAACATGGTGAGAGCGTAGATAATCATCAGCAGAAAAACCTAAAATATTTCCATTATCCAAAGCTACTTTTACATTAATTGCATCAGGATACACTCTAACATCATTTTCGTTTGTAACAAAGGTAAATACTCCAATATTATCGTACTGCGTGCTTTCAAACAGATCTAAATTTTCGAAACCCGTATCTTTTAAGAATTGAATCGCTTTCGTACTTGCATCATTTAGACTTAGTTTTTGTTCTTTCACATCACGAGAGTAGATAAACCAAATGGGATAACCACCTTTTTTCGTGACATCCATACTTGCTTCTTCATTGGTTCCCTTCTTTTGTACAGAAACGCTATAAAAACCAGTACTTGCCCCTTTTCCACTTTCTGTAACCTTAACAGCCACATCATTTCCAAAGGCTGCATATTTTTTTGCGATTTGGACCGCCTCTTCTTCTTTTACTTGTTTGCCTTGCAAGAATTTAAACTCGTTGTCTTCTTTTTGACTTAAAGACACAAAGGCAGGTCCAAAATCTGTGTCTCCATATCCTTCTACTGTTTTCTCAACGGTCTTAAAACCATCAATAATTGTATTATCTAAAGGCTCTTCTGATGATGCTAGAGCCAACTCCACATCCATCCAGCGTAAGTTATTTTCTAAAACCATATGCTGTACCTTTCGTAATTCTCCCTGAATTTCTGCAGACTGCTTATACAGGTCCTGTAACGATTGGTACTCTTTATCGGTTAGTGGCTCTTTCTCTAAATCTCTAATGGCGGTACGATAACTAAAATCACCTATTTTCGCGAGAAACTCCTCCGTCTTGTTGAAAGGTAGAAGTGTTAATGGAAGTTGCCCAACATCACTATGAGCATCAGATGTTATTTTCCAAACCTCTGCTAAAGAAGGCGATAATGATTCCCTTGAATTCATCGCTAATGTTGTTCCTATTTTATTATTCAGTAAATCTACCTGATAGCTTAGATCATGAAACGCTCTTTGATAGTTGTTCTCTGCATTAATGAGTACGGCATTTTTTTCACGATGCTCTTGATAGCCCCAAAAAGCCGTTCCTGCTACCCCGAGCACCAAAACACCTATTAAGATTGTTCTAATCAATTCGACCTCACCCCTATTTACAGAATATATGCTTTCCGATGCGCTTAATTTGTGGCCTAGACCAAATCCATCCACTTGTCGCCGTGTCAGGGTTAAAATAATAGATGGCATTACCAGTTGGGTCCCAACCATTCATTGCGTCTAGAACAGCTTTCTTTGCGTTCTCATTTGGGGTTAACCAAATCTGGCCATCCGCAACGGCAGTAAACGCTCTTGGCTCAAAAATAACCCCTGAAACCGTATTTGGAAATGTAGCACTTTGTACCCTGTTTAATATGACAGCTGCCACCGCCACTTGACCAATATAAGGTTCACCTCTCGCTTCTCCATACACAGCGTTTGCCATTAGCTGAATATCATTCTGTGAAAACCCACTTGGTACATTAGCTGCTGTAGGTTTTTTTGGTGGAGTTGCAGCTGTTGCTTTCGGGCCAGTTTGATTCCCAGCATTCGCTTGTGGTGCCGCAGGTTTTTTTGCTGTCGTATTATTATTTTGAGGCTTCTTTGCAGCTGTTGTATTCTGTTTCGGTTGTTGTGCAGTTGGTTTTTTCGCTTGAGTTTTTGCCGTTGGTTTTTGTTCTTGAGTTTTTGCAGTTGGTTTTTTTGCTGTTGCCGTTCCTTGATTGTTATTCGGCTGTGCCTTATTTACTTTTGGGTCTGGCTTCTTTTGCTTTGCTAAATCTACTCCACCATAATGAGTAAATTTGTTTCCCTTATTAATTTGTTCCTTTACAAATTGCTCATTGTACTTTGTTGCCTTTGCTAATTTCTGCTTTGTTGTTGGTCCAGCAAGTCCATCGATTGGCAATCCAAATTCGTACTGAAAGTTTCTTAGAGCCCAATACGTCTTCCATCCAAATACACCGTCAATTTTTCCATTATAATATCCGATATACTGAAGACGTGATTGAAGTTCGATAACATCTTCACCTACTGCCCCTTGTTGAATTACTTGATTGGTGAAGGCGTCAACCTGATCCACCTTTGTGGTAAAGGGGATAATCACTTGAGTTAAAAATAAGATTGTAGCTACTTTCATTAATAAAATTTTTTTGTTCATCGTTTGCAACCCCCAGATGTAAATCTTATTAACATTAATCCTATTTTTTGTAGAGGTTGGTTTTTTATGCAAAAAAGCTAGCAGAAACTTCTTTAACAAGAATTTAGGACAAAACAAAACCCCTTTCAATTTTAAAATTGAAGGGGGTTCTGAATTTGTATATCATCATTCGATGCCTTTATTCCGCTCAAGTGCCTCGCACTCTTCACTTTACGGAGAGCCAGCCACCATAAAAAAATCATAAATGGTAAAATAAAAAGCAACCAATACTCAAATGACATTAGTATATAATCGTAAATACCATGAAAAAATACTGGAAGAAGCAGTGAAAAAAGGAGCCATTTTCCTTTTTTATCTTTCGTGAATTTTCCTTTTCCTAAATAGTAACCCATTAATACACCAAAAAGCGCATGACTTGAAACAGGTAATAGCGCTCGACCTATAGCATGCTCAACCCCATTTGCCACCAAATATAATATATTTTCACTTGTTGCGAACCCTAGTGCTACTGAGGTACCATACACAATTCCATCGTATGGCTCGTCAAATTCAACATGTTGATAAATGGCATAAAAAAGTATGAACCACTTAAAAAATTCTTCCAAAAAACCCGTTGTAAAGAAGGCGTTTAAAAAATCAGAAACAACCAAATGCTCTACTTCAATCACATATTGAATAAACATAATTGGAAATACAAGCAGTGCACCATATATAAATGTGCGAAAAACCACTGAGATTGGTTCTGACCCGTACTCATCTCTTAAGTAAAAATAACTAAGAAGAGCTAAGCCAGGAGCTATCCCAGCAGAAAAAATCCCTAGCATTTGCTATCCTCTTTTCCATTCGTTTATTCCATCGTACCATGAGTTCTTAAGAAAGAAAATCTATATTTTTAACGTTACGTGTAGACGAAGTAGCTTTCAAATAGGTATGATTTTAAGTGGATGACATAACAGGAGGTTCTTATGAAAAATCTACTTGTAATCCATACAGGTGGGACGATTGCCATGAGTGAAGATACGGAAACGGGAGCGGTAAAACCGGGCGAAAAAAATCCAATTGTCGATAAAACAAAGGAGCTTTTGTCCGTTGCGAATTTAATCATTGAGGAGCCTTTCCAGCTGCCCTCACCCCATATTACAGCAAAAGAAATGCTGCAACTAAAAGATATTATTGAATCTTATTTAAAGGAAGATAAAATAAACGGAGTTGTGATTACACATGGTACAGATACATTGGAGGAAACTGCCTATTTCTTAGATTTAACGATTCGGTCAAGCATACCGATTGTACTGACAGGGGCAATGAGATCAAGTAATGAAATTGGTTCAGACGGTCTTTATAATTTACTTTCTGCTTTAAAAGTAGCAAACAGTGATGAAGCCGTTGGAAATGGCGTTCTAGTTGTGTTAAATGATGAAATACATACAGCAGTAAATGTAACGAAGACACATACAAGCAATGTATCTACCTTTCAAAGTCCGCAGTATGGACCGATAGGGACAGTGACAAAAAGAGGAGTTTTCTTTCACCACTCACCAAGAAAAAAAGAAATATATCATATAGATAAAATTTCCAAACGGGTGGTACTAATTAAAGCCCATGCCGGAATGGATTCCTCCCTGCTTTATGCGATAAACGATTTACATTTTGACGGAGTTGTCATTGAAGCATTAGGACAAGGAAACCTACCTCCAGCTTCTATTCCTGGTATTAAGCTTTTACTCGAAAACAAAATACCCGTTGTTTTTGTATCAAGATGCTTTAATGGCCTAGCGGAAGATGTGTATAGCTATGAAGGCGGTGGGAAACAGTTTAAGGATTTAGGCGTTATTTTCTCTAAGGGTCTGAATGGGCAGAAGGCTAGAATAAAATTGATGATTGCTCTAGAATCAACTAGTCATATAACCAAATTGGATCGCATGTTTCAATAAAAATACCGGGCTTAAATGCCCGGTATTTCTTACGATTTTTTATTAGCTATCGATTGAGCGATTTGCTCTCCATGAAAGCGGCCGTTTTCAATAAAAATTTCATTCGCATTGTTTCCAGCCGCCAATACACCTGCAATATAAATGCCGTCAATATTGCTTTCCATCGTCTCTCCATCATACCTTGGTCTTCCAGTCTCTCTGTCAATTTCTATACCCATCTGAGCAAGAAAGCCATGATCTGGATGATAACCAGTCATAGCAAAAACAAAGTCGTTTTTTATACTAAACTCTTTGCCATGTTTGACATAAGTTACTTTGTCAGCTTCGATTTCCTTTAATTCTGCTTCAAATTCCATCTTTACGACACCATTTCGAACGAGCGAATCAAATTCAGGAAGAATCCACGGTTTAATAGAAGGAGAATATTCTTTCCCACGGTAAATGACAGTTACTCTTGCACCTGCTTTTACAAGCTCAATCGTAGCGTCAACGCTTGAGTTCTTCCCTCCGACGACAACAATATCCTGATCGAAATAAGGATGAGCTTCCTTAAAATAATGAGATACCTTTGGTAAATCCTCACCTGGAATTCCCATTATATTTGGATGATCATAATAACCGGTTGCTACAATCACATACTTTGTAGTGTACTCCTTTATATGTGTGCGAACGATAAACTCATTCGCTTCTTTTTTCACACTTGTTACTTTTTCAAAAGGTTGAACCCGTAATCCTTTTCTTTTTACTACTTCGCGGTAATAAACCAATGCTTGATTCCTTCTTGGTTTGTATTCTTCTGTTAAAAAAGGAACTTCACCAATTTCTAATTTCTCACTCGTACTAAAAAAAGTTTGGTGTGTAGGATAATGATAAATTGCATTCACTATATTTCCTTTTTCAATAACCAGGGGATTTATTCCAATTTTTTTCAATGCGATGGCCGCTGATAAGCCACACGGCCCTCCACCAATAATAATTGCATCTTCTATTTGCATCGCTCTCTCTCCTAAACAAAAAATCTCCATCATTATATGATAGGAGATTTTTTCTTGCTTTTCAAATATAAATCATTAAATCCAACCTCTAAATCTTGATGCTTCGGCCATTTTCCTTACACCGACCATATATGCTGCTAAGCGCATATCTACTCGTCTGGTTTGTGCAGTATCATATATATTATTAAAGGATTTACACATAACCTTTTCTAATTTTTCTTCCACTTCTTCTTCCGTCCAGTAATACCCTTGATTATTTTGGACCCACTCAAAATAAGAAACGGTAACTCCACCCGCAGAGGCAAGCACATCAGGTACAAGTAAAATCCCTCGGTCCGTTAAAATCTTAGTTGCTTCGAGGGTCGTTGGACCATTTGCTGCTTCAACAACAATCTTTGCGCGAATATTATGGGCGTTATCTTCAGTGATTTGATTCTCAATTGCTGCAGGAACCAAGATGTCACATTCTAATTCAAGCAACTCTTTATTAGAGATTGTATTATTAAAAAGCTTCGTAACTGTTCCAAAGCTATCACGTCTATCCAACAAATAATCTATATCCAATCCATTTGGATCATGTAATGCTCCATAAGCATCAGAGATACCCACTACTTTTGCACCTGCGTCATGCATAAACTTTGATAGATAACTGCCCGCGTTTCCAAACCCTTGGACAACCACGCGCGCACCTTCAATATTAATACCCTTCTTCGCAGCTGCTTCTCTTATACAAATGGTTACACCTTTTGCTGTTGCCGACTCCCTGCCATGTGAACCACCTAATACGAGTGGTTTTCCAGTTATAAACCCTGGAGAATTAAATTCATCTATTCGACTATATTCATCCATCATCCAAGCCATAATTTGTGAATTTGTAAACACATCTGGCGCCGGAATATCTTTGGTTGGTCCAACAATTTGACTTATTGCTCTAACGTAACCACGACTTAATCGTTCAAGTTCACGAAATGACATATCACGAGGGTCACACACAATGCCCCCCTTACCTCCACCATATGGTAAGTCAACGATTCCACATTTTAAGCTCATCCAAATAGAAAGCGCCTTTACTTCCTTTTCTGTTACACCAGGATGGAAACGAATTCCTCCTTTTGTAGGTCCAACAGCATCATTGTGTTGTGCACGATACCCTGTAAATATCTTTACTGACCCATCGTCCATCCTTACTGGGATTTTTACTGTTAACATTCTCATTGGTTCTTTTAATAGTTCATATACTTCTTCAGGGTAGCCAAGCTTTTCTAATGCACTGTGAATAACAGTTTGAGTCGATCTTAGCACATCAAGCTTTTCTTCATCGTTTATGTTTGTAGTCCCTTTTTCGGCCACTATTTTACCCTCCTAAAATCACTAACAATGTTGTCCCATTCATGACATAGTATACACTTTTGGGTAATTTATGCAATAATAAATGAAAATTTTTTGACATTTTTACGATATTTATTGAAAACGCTGTCATTGTTGTTATTTAGGGAATTTTCTGTATTTTTCATCTTTCCCTTACTTGCCTTTCAAAGGGCTTTCTCCTTTTATTTGAATACTATTTAGTAGTGTCTGTTGTTCGCCGTAAGATATTCTTTTAGAAAAAAACGGCAAAGACAGTCCATTACTTAAAGTAATGGACAATTGTCTCAACCGCTTTCTGATCAATCACTGTTTTCCCATACTCTTTTATACGATGAATACTTTCAAGAGTAGGGTTTGAGTATTCAGATAGAACAACTGCCACTAACATTAAGTTACAGTCTTCTACATTTTCTATACAAAAATAATACCTGTCCTCCATTACATATAAGCTTCCCCCAGTAAAGCCGAGTACTTTGAGCTGATGGGACACTTGAATGACATATTCAAAATTGGTAAATTCATAAATGAGGTCCTGCTTTTCCTTAACACTTACCTGTAAATCATAGAAGGAATCCATTAAGGAGCTGTCTTCTTCTTCCTCATCCATCGTGACAATCATGACCATTCCCTGAGTATGCATCGTAAAGATTTCTACCGCAACCGTTCCTTGTATATCCACATCAAATTGTTCACTTGCTTCTTCAAGCATTTCATGGAACAATTGATGCCATTTTAATGAATCTTTCCATATATCCTCTTTTGTTAATCCTCTTTCAGATAAATCATCAATAGTTAAAAAAATTTTTATTTTATTATACGTTAATCGTTCTAAGCGCATTATAAAGCCCCCTGCTGTGAACAACTGTTTGTTTAGTGTATGATATTCTTGCAGGAAGGTGAATTGTCTAATTGATATTCCTTCTTACATTCTAGTTTTTAACCAACTTTCCCACTCATTTCGTGAGGTACCTAAAATGTGTTCATGATATTTGAGTTTTTCTTTTTCAGAAATGGTATCAAACGCAAAGCCGCCTAATCCAATATGTATGTACTCATAGCTCTTCACCAAGTTCTCTGTGAGTTGAAGTGTTGCGCTAACATTATCCTTCATTGTACAGGAAAAGAAGATAAATTTTGGCTTCACAATCTTAATAACCTCATCTATATCTTTTTCAGCTATACTTGCCCCCAAATAAATGACCTCAAATCCTCTACGTCTTAAGAATAACGTAAAAATTAGCAGGCCAAGCTCATGCCACTCTCCTGGTCCACAAACTGCAATCGCCTTTGGCATCATTGGATTTTGCGGAAAGGAGTGCAAAATCATCCCTATTCTTGATCGGAGAATAGAAGAGGCAAAGTGTTCATGTGCAGTGGTGATTTTAGAATTTTCCCATAAATCACCAATTTTTACAAGTAATGTACCCAAAATATCTACTAATACCTTATCCACTGTAAAAAAGCTAAATGCTTGATTAATGATGTCATGTGCTGTTTTTTCGTCAAAGACAAGTAGTGATTGAAGTAACTTGTCCGCCATAGCAATTGATTGGTCAACACCTGTTTGAACAAGTAAGAGACCTTCTTTTTCTTCAAGTTCATTATTTTCAAGTAACGTAACAGCTTGACTTATCGTAAATCCTTTATTCACTTTATCTTGAAGCCATCTTAATATTCTTACATGTTCTTCCGTGTAAAGACGATGTCCCGATTCGTTTCTTTTTGGGGCTACCATCTGATAACGCCTTTCCCATGCTCGTAGCGTTCCTGCTTGAATTCCTAACATTTTTGAGACCGCTTTTATATTATATTTTCCATCTTCTGTCTCCATTGTCTTTCCTCCGTATAACTCGTAGCATACTCACATTATACAGTTCATATAAAAAATGTGTAAACTTTGTATAGGCTGATACTTACACTTGATCTTTATTAGAAATGGAAATGAAGTGCGTTTCAGCTCTTGCGCCTAGCCTTAGTGGCATAGCAGTCGTTCCATAGCCATTACTTACAAGAAGTGAGGTGTTTTCTAACTGTTGAAATCCCCCTACCTCATACGGTCCGAATCCAAATATTCTAATTTGTCCTCCATGAGTATGACCACTCAACACTAACGAAATTCGGTCTTGTGCCTGTATCTTTTCCGTAATTCTAGGATTATGGCTGACGAGTATACGAAAACCCTCCTCTTGGGCATCCTGAAGTGCTAAGTCCAACCGATCTCTCTTTAATTGAAGATCATCAACTCCAAGTAGGACCATCATTTCTCCTGCTTCTGATTCAAAGGAAACCGCTGTATTATCTAAAATCTTCACTCCGTTATCAAGAAGCAAAGCATCCAGCTCATGATAATCGACCTCATAATCATTATTTCCCCAAACAAAATACAATGGTCCCAACTGCTTGAGAAGGGTAAGATTGTGTCTAACCTTTTGAAAATCGACTCCTTTTTCAAGAAGGTCACCACCAATGATTACTAAGTCTACCTGTCCTTTTGCTTTTACATCCTGTATTATTTTGTCAGAGACTTGGCGCTTATGAATATCCGATATAAAAAAGAGCTTTAGTTCACCAAAGCTCTTAGGAAACTCTGAAAAAGTAAAATGATGGGTTTGAACTTTATTTCGAAATGCCTCTTTGTACATAAAAATAAGGAGCGAGAATGCCACTATAACTAACGCATAAAATAAGAACTCCATATATCCTCCTCTTTATTTTATTCTTTACTTTCTCGAAGAAGCTCGTAATCTAATGAAATCATACCATAAAGCAATGAGAAACTAAAAAAAGCAACAGCTGGCCATAGAGAGACCATTGCTAGTAAATAAAAACTTAAACACACCAAAAATAATAAAAGAAACTCAAGTTTTAATAGCTTTCCCCTCAACCTGCTTACAACCATCATTTCAACGCCGTTCTTAATTAAGTCAGCATTTATTAAAAACCCAATAAAAAACGCTAAAATAGAAGCAAGAAAAGGAACAGGACTTAATACCACCTCTACAATAATATCTGATAAGTTATTTGGAAAATGGATAGGTATCCATACAATAAATAATAATCCACATATATATCCGAAGAAAAGTTTCAACAGTTTTTTCACATACACAAAAATCCCTCCCATAAACAATGTATGAGAGGAATCAATCTTGTTACACATTTATCTAATAATTAGTCTTCATGTATGTGTAGAATCCGAAAACCAAAATCCTTTAGATCTAACAATAAATTCTCAAAGATTTCATTTCCTTCCAGAAAGCGATCTTGATGTGTTGCAATTTGTGAGACAGTAGTATTTGTTAAATACTCATCCTTTGTTTGCTGGCTTTTAAAATAATTTTCATAAATGCTGTATCTTGTAACTGTTCCTACATAAGTTGGTCCATCTAACACGGGCAACCCATCAATTTGTTCTTCCTCAAGTTTAGTAAGCGCACTTAACAAAGTGTCTTGATGAGAAACAACATGACACTGATGCTTTGGAATCATAATACTTTTTACGAACATGTCAATCACCTCAGGAAAGAGTAAATGTCTTCCATATTTTATTCGTCATTAAGGGTAAAAAATCCTTTTTCATCAAATCCTATTTACTTTCATGATAAAGGTTTATGTCAAAGTTTTTCTTCATCATTTCAAATACTTTGTGACGGTTTTTCCACTCATCTTCTTTTTTCCAAAGGTCCTTACTTTTGTCAATGATTTCACATCGAAGTGCATGATATTCCTTTTCGGCTTTCTCACGCTTTTCTCGAAGTAAATTCATAAATCCATATAATCCAACAATGATGACAAGGACATAAAGATTACTTGATTGATTAACAAATTGTGAAAACATGGATGCAAAAGAATACGAGTACGGAGTCAGTACTA from Robertmurraya sp. FSL R5-0851 includes the following:
- a CDS encoding Glu/Leu/Phe/Val family dehydrogenase, yielding MVAEKGTTNINDEEKLDVLRSTQTVIHSALEKLGYPEEVYELLKEPMRMLTVKIPVRMDDGSVKIFTGYRAQHNDAVGPTKGGIRFHPGVTEKEVKALSIWMSLKCGIVDLPYGGGKGGIVCDPRDMSFRELERLSRGYVRAISQIVGPTKDIPAPDVFTNSQIMAWMMDEYSRIDEFNSPGFITGKPLVLGGSHGRESATAKGVTICIREAAAKKGINIEGARVVVQGFGNAGSYLSKFMHDAGAKVVGISDAYGALHDPNGLDIDYLLDRRDSFGTVTKLFNNTISNKELLELECDILVPAAIENQITEDNAHNIRAKIVVEAANGPTTLEATKILTDRGILLVPDVLASAGGVTVSYFEWVQNNQGYYWTEEEVEEKLEKVMCKSFNNIYDTAQTRRVDMRLAAYMVGVRKMAEASRFRGWI
- a CDS encoding asparaginase domain-containing protein; the protein is MKNLLVIHTGGTIAMSEDTETGAVKPGEKNPIVDKTKELLSVANLIIEEPFQLPSPHITAKEMLQLKDIIESYLKEDKINGVVITHGTDTLEETAYFLDLTIRSSIPIVLTGAMRSSNEIGSDGLYNLLSALKVANSDEAVGNGVLVVLNDEIHTAVNVTKTHTSNVSTFQSPQYGPIGTVTKRGVFFHHSPRKKEIYHIDKISKRVVLIKAHAGMDSSLLYAINDLHFDGVVIEALGQGNLPPASIPGIKLLLENKIPVVFVSRCFNGLAEDVYSYEGGGKQFKDLGVIFSKGLNGQKARIKLMIALESTSHITKLDRMFQ
- the sleB gene encoding spore cortex-lytic enzyme, whose product is MNKKILLMKVATILFLTQVIIPFTTKVDQVDAFTNQVIQQGAVGEDVIELQSRLQYIGYYNGKIDGVFGWKTYWALRNFQYEFGLPIDGLAGPTTKQKLAKATKYNEQFVKEQINKGNKFTHYGGVDLAKQKKPDPKVNKAQPNNNQGTATAKKPTAKTQEQKPTAKTQAKKPTAQQPKQNTTAAKKPQNNNTTAKKPAAPQANAGNQTGPKATAATPPKKPTAANVPSGFSQNDIQLMANAVYGEARGEPYIGQVAVAAVILNRVQSATFPNTVSGVIFEPRAFTAVADGQIWLTPNENAKKAVLDAMNGWDPTGNAIYYFNPDTATSGWIWSRPQIKRIGKHIFCK
- a CDS encoding YpdA family putative bacillithiol disulfide reductase; translated protein: MQIEDAIIIGGGPCGLSAAIALKKIGINPLVIEKGNIVNAIYHYPTHQTFFSTSEKLEIGEVPFLTEEYKPRRNQALVYYREVVKRKGLRVQPFEKVTSVKKEANEFIVRTHIKEYTTKYVIVATGYYDHPNIMGIPGEDLPKVSHYFKEAHPYFDQDIVVVGGKNSSVDATIELVKAGARVTVIYRGKEYSPSIKPWILPEFDSLVRNGVVKMEFEAELKEIEADKVTYVKHGKEFSIKNDFVFAMTGYHPDHGFLAQMGIEIDRETGRPRYDGETMESNIDGIYIAGVLAAGNNANEIFIENGRFHGEQIAQSIANKKS
- a CDS encoding MerR family transcriptional regulator, translating into METEDGKYNIKAVSKMLGIQAGTLRAWERRYQMVAPKRNESGHRLYTEEHVRILRWLQDKVNKGFTISQAVTLLENNELEEKEGLLLVQTGVDQSIAMADKLLQSLLVFDEKTAHDIINQAFSFFTVDKVLVDILGTLLVKIGDLWENSKITTAHEHFASSILRSRIGMILHSFPQNPMMPKAIAVCGPGEWHELGLLIFTLFLRRRGFEVIYLGASIAEKDIDEVIKIVKPKFIFFSCTMKDNVSATLQLTENLVKSYEYIHIGLGGFAFDTISEKEKLKYHEHILGTSRNEWESWLKTRM
- a CDS encoding YpbF family protein, producing MESEILLLDDRTDQATRQMLQKVIDKKRKFDKLKLRHLLVMWTTIFLCFFYFYYLYKVVLTPYSYSFASMFSQFVNQSSNLYVLVIIVGLYGFMNLLREKREKAEKEYHALRCEIIDKSKDLWKKEDEWKNRHKVFEMMKKNFDINLYHESK
- the ypeB gene encoding germination protein YpeB translates to MIRTILIGVLVLGVAGTAFWGYQEHREKNAVLINAENNYQRAFHDLSYQVDLLNNKIGTTLAMNSRESLSPSLAEVWKITSDAHSDVGQLPLTLLPFNKTEEFLAKIGDFSYRTAIRDLEKEPLTDKEYQSLQDLYKQSAEIQGELRKVQHMVLENNLRWMDVELALASSEEPLDNTIIDGFKTVEKTVEGYGDTDFGPAFVSLSQKEDNEFKFLQGKQVKEEEAVQIAKKYAAFGNDVAVKVTESGKGASTGFYSVSVQKKGTNEEASMDVTKKGGYPIWFIYSRDVKEQKLSLNDASTKAIQFLKDTGFENLDLFESTQYDNIGVFTFVTNENDVRVYPDAINVKVALDNGNILGFSADDYLRSHHVRDIPKPTLSVEDAQKKINPSVKVMENRQSIIINDMNEEVLCYEFMGTLGDDTYRIFINANSGIEEKVYKLENAEEIYEDVV
- a CDS encoding genetic competence negative regulator, which encodes MRLERLTYNKIKIFLTIDDLSERGLTKEDIWKDSLKWHQLFHEMLEEASEQFDVDIQGTVAVEIFTMHTQGMVMIVTMDEEEEDSSLMDSFYDLQVSVKEKQDLIYEFTNFEYVIQVSHQLKVLGFTGGSLYVMEDRYYFCIENVEDCNLMLVAVVLSEYSNPTLESIHRIKEYGKTVIDQKAVETIVHYFK
- a CDS encoding CBS domain-containing protein, encoding MFVKSIMIPKHQCHVVSHQDTLLSALTKLEEEQIDGLPVLDGPTYVGTVTRYSIYENYFKSQQTKDEYLTNTTVSQIATHQDRFLEGNEIFENLLLDLKDFGFRILHIHED
- the prsW gene encoding glutamic-type intramembrane protease PrsW — its product is MLGIFSAGIAPGLALLSYFYLRDEYGSEPISVVFRTFIYGALLVFPIMFIQYVIEVEHLVVSDFLNAFFTTGFLEEFFKWFILFYAIYQHVEFDEPYDGIVYGTSVALGFATSENILYLVANGVEHAIGRALLPVSSHALFGVLMGYYLGKGKFTKDKKGKWLLFSLLLPVFFHGIYDYILMSFEYWLLFILPFMIFLWWLALRKVKSARHLSGIKASNDDIQIQNPLQF
- a CDS encoding metallophosphoesterase, whose product is MEFLFYALVIVAFSLLIFMYKEAFRNKVQTHHFTFSEFPKSFGELKLFFISDIHKRQVSDKIIQDVKAKGQVDLVIIGGDLLEKGVDFQKVRHNLTLLKQLGPLYFVWGNNDYEVDYHELDALLLDNGVKILDNTAVSFESEAGEMMVLLGVDDLQLKRDRLDLALQDAQEEGFRILVSHNPRITEKIQAQDRISLVLSGHTHGGQIRIFGFGPYEVGGFQQLENTSLLVSNGYGTTAMPLRLGARAETHFISISNKDQV